The Daucus carota subsp. sativus chromosome 7, DH1 v3.0, whole genome shotgun sequence genome window below encodes:
- the LOC108195484 gene encoding protein ARABIDILLO 1-like produces MAKGVHESAAEALWTLSFHHINAMQIVDEEGLPYIAHHCTSSLSKMVRFVSALTLTYIFDTRMDEFCLSGGSTGRNLKRKIDAFRSSAMKSIDDFIFAFSDPQLLSAVATSSSPALLTEVALSAYIVGTAHLRCSGAEIERFTYMLRSSCMEIRTCAAFALLQFTFRGNLHAAYHASLLQNTRARAALRAAAASATGSVQSKIYAKIVLRNLEHHDTKTAENDV; encoded by the exons ATGGCGAAA GGTGTCCATGAGAGTGCCGCTGAAGCTCTTTGGACTCTCTCTTTCCATCATATTAATGCTATGCAAATAGTGGATGAGGAGGGGCTACCGTATATAGCTCACCATTGTACTTCATCTCTATCAAAAATGGTGCGATTTGTGTCTGCGTTGACACTTACATATATCTTCGATACAAG AATGGATGAGTTTTGTCTATCAGGGGGTTCTACAGGACGCAATTTGAAGAGAAAAATAGATGCATTTAGGTCCTCTGCCATGAAGTCCATTGACGACTTCATCTTTGCATTTTCTGACCCACAATTACTTTCTGCTGTGGCTACATCGTCATCTCCTGCATTGTTGACTGAAGTCGCGTTGTCGGCTTATATCGTAGGAACAGCTCATCTGAGATGCAG TGGCGCTGAAATTGAGCGATTCACCTATATGCTCAGAAGTTCCTGCATGGAAATTAGAACTTGTGCTGCATTTGCTCTGCTGCAG TTCACTTTTCGTGGAAATCTACACGCGGCATACCATGCTAGCTTATTGCAAAATACTCGTGCAAGAGCAGCTCTGCGAGCTGCAGCGGCCTCAGCAACAGGTTCCGTTCAGTCGAAGATATATGCAAAGATAGTACTGCGGAACCTCGAGCACCATGATACAAAGACTGCTGAAAATGACGTTTAG
- the LOC108194828 gene encoding protein ARABIDILLO 1-like: MSQGVCKKVSRTAKEMLDLPDDIVIQFFSHLNYRDRAYLATTCSRLRLLGRSQYLWQSLDLRMPEFDVKVAKLFASRCADLRKVQFHGGISAHALIELKARELKEISGENCSNISDDTLKLIASNYTKLESLQLGWDIFGRVTSDAITEVAGCCTKLQKLRLSGIEDIGGVAVNALARNCPHLTEIGFIHCLNVDMKTLGNVLSLRFLSVAGSSNIDWLSASKYLIGLPNLKCLDVSRTSICYDALTRLLSSLENLTILCALGCPVLDHDPRTDKHKSIKDKLLLTLSTNIFEGLSSLFVDTTMEDKNIFSSWRKITMKNQNLNEVMTWLEWILSQSLLWFAKSNQEGMHRYWSSQGVALLLCLTQSTQADIQEMAVAALSSFATADYGYARAVAQEGGILLLLNLAKSWREGLQIKAAVAIKNLSYCREVKLIVEEVGGIEILANLARSKNRWLVKEAVAVLRNLSTGEIHKDAYVGVVQVLVNVIKKWTTDGDGILKCAAGALANLVADNKYSMLVVEVGGLTALVGLAQMCTCKGVQKQVAQALANLASHGDTNACNAAIGEEFGAVEVLVKFLYSPSNGVREVAVIAVSNLCFYARNREAIAAGGGVDALVSLADTCTYDAQASNDLQEKVVRALREFCVSESDRYGRYF; encoded by the exons ATGAGTCAAGGAGTTTGCAAGAAAGTGTCAAGGACTGCCAAAGAAATGCTTGATCTTCCAGATGATATTGTCATTCAGTTCTTTTCTCACCTGAATTATCGAGATCGGGCCTATTTGGCAACAACTTGTTCGAGATTGCGGCTTTTGGGAAGATCTCAATATCTGTGGCAGTCGTTGGATCTTCGAATGCCCGAGTTTGATGTGAAAGTAGCAAAGTTGTTTGCCTCTCGATGTGCTGACTTGAGGAAAGTACAATTTCATGGGGGAATATCTGCCCATGCATTGATAGAGCTCAAAGCTAGGGAGTTGAAGGAAATCAGTGGCGAGAATTGCAGTAATATCAGTGATGATACATTAAAATTGATTGCGTCAAATTACACAAAACTTGAGAGTCTTCAGCTAGGATGGGATATCTTTGGAAGGGTCACCAGTGATGCAATAACAGAAGTTGCTGGCTGCTGCACCAAACTGCAAAAACTTCGACTCTCTGGAATAGAAGATATTGGTGGTGTTGCTGTTAATGCGCTGGCTAGAAATTGCCCACACTTGACTGAAATTGGTTTTATCCACTGTCTTAATGTGGACATGAAGACTCTGGGGAATGTGTTGTCACTCCGCTTCCTCTCAGTTGCTGGTTCATCTAATATAGATTGGCTATCGGCTTCGAAGTACTTGATTGGGTTGCCGAATTTAAAATGTCTAGATGTTTCACGAACTAGTATATGCTATGATGCTTTAACTAGATTGCTTTCGAGCTTGGAGAACTTAACGATCTTGTGTGCTCTTGGTTGTCCAGTTCTTGATCATGATCCTAGAACTGATAAGCACAAGAGTATCAAAGATAAACTGTTACTTACCTTGTCCACGAACATATTTGAAGGTTTATCTTCTCTTTTTGTCGATACAACAATGGAAGACAAAAATATATTCTCCAGCTGGAGGAAAATAACCATGAAGAATCAAAACTTAAATGAGGTTATGACGTGGCTGGAATGGATTCTTTCACAATCGCTTCTATGGTTTGCTAAAAGCAATCAGGAAGGTATGCATCGTTATTGGAGCAGCCAGGGTGTTGCACTGTTGCTTTGTTTAACACAAAGCACCCAAGCAGACATTCAAGAAATGGCTGTTGCAGCCCTTTCATCTTTTGCAACTGCTGATTATGGATATGCTAGAGCCGTTGCTCAGGAAGGCGGCATATTACTCCTTCTGAACCTTGCGAAATCTTGGAGGGAAGGGCTTCAGATTAAAGCAGCAGTG GCAATAAAAAATCTGTCGTATTGTCGCGAGGTTAAGCTAATTGTGGAAGAAGTTGGCGGAATAGAAATTCTAGCAAATTTGGCAAGATCCAAGAACAGATGGCTTGTCAAGGAGGCTGTTGCAGTTCTACGGAACCTTTCTACAGGGGAAATACACAAG GATGCATATGTCGGTGTGGTACAGGTGTTAGTTAATGTAATCAAAAAATGGACCACTGATGGTGATGGAATTCTA AAATGTGCAGCTGGGGCACTGGCAAATTTGGTTGCTGATAATAAGTATAGTATGCTGGTTGTTGAAGTAGGCGGTCTTACTGCTTTGGTTGGGCTTGCTCAAATGTGCACCTGCAAAGGCGTGCAAAAGCAG GTTGCTCAGGCGTTGGCTAATTTGGCTTCCCATGGAGATACAAATGCTTGTAATGCTGCTATTGGAGAAGAGTTTGGAGCTGTTGAAGTGCTTGTGAAATTTCTATATTCACCTTCTAATGGAGTCAG AGAAGTAGCTGTTATTGCAGTATCCAATTTATGCTTTTATGCCAGAAACCGAGAAGCAATTGCAGCAGGTGGTGGTGTTGATGCGCTG GTTTCTCTTGCGGATACATGCACATATGATGCTCAAGCCTCTAATGATCTTCAGGAGAAGGTTGTTCGTGCACTCAGGGAATTTTGTGTGTCAGAATCAGATAG GTATGGGAGATACTTCTGA